From Lycium ferocissimum isolate CSIRO_LF1 chromosome 12, AGI_CSIRO_Lferr_CH_V1, whole genome shotgun sequence, one genomic window encodes:
- the LOC132039200 gene encoding A-agglutinin anchorage subunit-like, whose translation MTVTPLTVILYCKHDTSVGRPNVITYLITLNNTLSNTNSPQHASTLSDHVSNTKSDSDINKWDTLFHSSSMQIHNTVISSIPTGSSTEFSSPSISYQNVHSQNAQNSTNSSKDIQANSPSNAEPTPVSTSTTTSTTHLHFSTTTTKSPTPLIDENGSDRSCSVL comes from the coding sequence ATGACTGTTACACCCCTAACAGTAATATTATATTGTAAACATGATACCTCTGTGGGTCGTCCAAATGTGATCACTTACTTAATTACTTTGAACAATACACTTTCAAATACTAATTCTCCACAACATGCATCAACACTATCTGACCATGTGTCTAATACAAAATCGGATAGTGATATCAATAAATGGGATACGCTATTCCACTCCAGTTCCATGCAAATTCACAATACCGTCATTAGCTCTATACCTACTGGTTCATCTACTGAGTTTTCCAGTCCTTCTATTTCTTATCAAAATGTCCACTCCCAAAATGCCCAGAATTCCACTAACTCTTCGAAGGATATACAGGCTAATAGTCCAAGCAATGCAGAACCTACCCCAGTTTCCACCTCAACTACCACATCAACCACTcatcttcacttctccaccACTACCACAAAATCACCAACCCCTCTCATAGATGAAAATGGTTCTGATAGGTCATGCAGTGTCCTTTAG